From the Psychrobacillus sp. FSL K6-4046 genome, one window contains:
- the pheA gene encoding prephenate dehydratase: MINHQVAFLGPEASFTHLATQALFPEASLLPIRTIPECIEMVSNGQIEIAVVPLENALEGTVPLTIDYLFHEANVFVIAEILSPIAQHLMVHPNNEKRWEEISNIYSHPHALAQCHKYLYYRFGKVPLEQASSTAAAAKYVSEHSDQCIAAIANTSAAEEYGLKIVEQNIHDFHFNHTRFFVLSKTKTSIEEIGHNGQIKTTVMITLPKDDRSGALHQVLSVFAWRQLNLSKIESRPLKTGLGQYFFIIDVLENEKAPMMKGAMEELIALGCEVKSLGSYYTYETKAEASSN; the protein is encoded by the coding sequence ATGATTAATCACCAAGTTGCTTTTCTTGGACCTGAGGCATCTTTTACCCACTTAGCAACACAGGCATTATTTCCAGAGGCATCATTGTTACCTATCCGTACGATTCCAGAGTGTATTGAGATGGTGAGCAACGGTCAAATTGAAATAGCAGTAGTGCCATTAGAAAATGCGCTAGAAGGGACAGTCCCTTTAACAATAGATTATTTGTTTCACGAAGCTAACGTCTTTGTGATTGCAGAAATTCTATCGCCGATAGCACAACATTTAATGGTTCATCCAAATAATGAAAAAAGATGGGAAGAAATCTCTAACATTTATTCCCATCCTCATGCTTTGGCCCAGTGTCATAAATATTTGTATTACCGATTTGGTAAGGTGCCACTTGAGCAAGCATCCTCAACTGCAGCCGCAGCCAAATATGTATCGGAGCACAGTGATCAATGTATTGCTGCAATTGCTAATACTTCAGCTGCTGAAGAATATGGGCTGAAAATCGTTGAACAAAATATACATGATTTCCATTTTAACCATACTCGTTTCTTTGTCCTTTCAAAGACGAAAACAAGTATTGAAGAAATAGGTCATAACGGACAAATTAAAACGACGGTTATGATTACATTGCCAAAAGATGACCGGTCTGGTGCTTTACATCAAGTTCTATCCGTATTCGCTTGGCGTCAGCTGAACTTAAGTAAAATTGAATCTCGTCCTTTGAAGACGGGGCTAGGACAGTACTTTTTTATTATCGATGTGCTTGAAAATGAAAAAGCACCTATGATGAAAGGTGCGATGGAAGAGCTAATAGCTTTAGGGTGTGAAGTAAAATCACTCGGCTCCTACTATACATATGAAACAAAAGCGGAAGCATCCTCTAACTGA
- a CDS encoding transcription repressor NadR, whose translation MKKLKGAARREWILTYLKEQDSPITGADLAKLTNVSRQVIVSDITLLKAINHPILSTSQGYILLPNQEESNFIKRKIACNHKSEDTKDELLTLVDAGVTVESVTVEHPVYGEITSSIMVSNRHDVENFLKKVQETEASFLLELTAGLHIHLLSAPNEEILQRGIEAIRKKGYVFEG comes from the coding sequence TTGAAAAAATTAAAAGGAGCAGCGAGAAGAGAATGGATTTTGACTTATTTAAAGGAACAGGACTCCCCAATCACTGGAGCTGATCTTGCGAAGTTAACTAATGTAAGTAGGCAGGTTATCGTCAGTGACATCACGTTACTAAAAGCTATTAACCATCCTATTTTGTCTACCAGTCAAGGTTACATCTTACTTCCCAATCAAGAGGAAAGTAATTTTATAAAAAGAAAAATTGCCTGTAATCATAAGTCAGAAGATACAAAAGACGAGTTACTGACATTAGTGGATGCAGGTGTCACAGTGGAAAGTGTAACTGTAGAGCATCCGGTTTATGGAGAAATCACCTCCTCTATCATGGTTTCTAATCGTCATGATGTTGAAAACTTTTTAAAAAAAGTCCAAGAAACAGAGGCGTCTTTTTTATTAGAGCTAACTGCTGGCCTTCATATTCATTTGTTATCTGCCCCAAATGAAGAGATATTACAACGAGGAATCGAAGCAATCCGAAAAAAAGGCTATGTGTTCGAGGGTTAA
- the obgE gene encoding GTPase ObgE, which produces MFVDHVKVYVKGGDGGDGMVGFRREKYVPMGGPAGGDGGNGGNVVFEVDEGLRTLMDFRYKRQFKANRGVHGGSKNMHGANADDLIVKVPEGTVVMNEETGQVIADLVEHGQRAVIAKGGRGGRGNSRFATPANPAPELSEKGEPGNELNVVLELKVLADVGLVGFPSVGKSTLLSVVSAAKPKIASYHFTTIVPNLGLVETEDHRSFVMADLPGLIEGAHQGVGLGHQFLRHIERTRVIVHVIDMSGMEGREPYEDYVTINEELRQYNLRLTERPQIIVANKMDMPEAEENLKAFKEKVGADAKIFPISAVSRQGLQELLFAIADILEDAPEYPLEHMQEEETETSVMYKHEASKDDFVISRDDDGAFVLSGGTVERLFKMTDFSREDSIRRFSRQLRGMGIDDALRTRGAKDGDTVRLLQFEFEFIE; this is translated from the coding sequence ATGTTTGTCGATCACGTAAAGGTGTATGTAAAAGGTGGAGATGGCGGAGATGGTATGGTTGGTTTCCGTCGTGAGAAGTATGTTCCTATGGGAGGTCCCGCTGGGGGCGATGGAGGAAATGGAGGTAACGTAGTCTTTGAAGTAGATGAAGGATTACGTACTTTGATGGATTTCCGATATAAGCGACAGTTTAAAGCGAACCGAGGAGTACACGGTGGTAGTAAGAATATGCACGGTGCAAACGCGGATGATTTAATTGTTAAAGTACCAGAAGGCACTGTAGTGATGAATGAGGAAACTGGACAAGTTATCGCTGACCTAGTGGAGCATGGACAAAGAGCTGTTATCGCTAAAGGTGGACGAGGCGGACGCGGAAATTCACGTTTTGCAACACCAGCGAATCCAGCACCTGAGTTATCCGAAAAAGGAGAACCAGGAAACGAGTTAAACGTTGTTTTAGAGTTAAAAGTGTTAGCTGATGTAGGACTAGTAGGCTTCCCAAGCGTTGGTAAATCTACATTACTATCTGTAGTATCAGCTGCTAAGCCTAAAATAGCATCGTATCATTTTACAACCATCGTACCTAACTTAGGGTTAGTAGAAACGGAAGATCACCGTAGCTTTGTAATGGCTGATTTACCTGGACTTATCGAAGGTGCTCATCAAGGTGTAGGCCTTGGGCATCAATTCCTGCGTCATATCGAACGTACTCGTGTAATTGTACATGTTATTGATATGTCTGGCATGGAAGGTCGCGAGCCTTACGAGGATTATGTAACAATTAATGAGGAGTTAAGACAATATAATTTACGATTGACAGAACGTCCTCAGATTATAGTAGCAAACAAAATGGATATGCCTGAAGCAGAAGAAAACCTAAAAGCATTTAAAGAAAAAGTGGGAGCAGATGCAAAAATATTCCCTATTTCTGCAGTGTCTCGTCAAGGATTACAGGAATTACTCTTTGCTATTGCTGATATCTTAGAAGATGCTCCTGAGTATCCATTAGAGCATATGCAAGAAGAAGAAACAGAAACATCTGTCATGTACAAGCATGAAGCTTCTAAGGATGACTTTGTTATTTCTAGAGATGACGATGGTGCATTTGTACTTTCTGGTGGTACTGTAGAAAGATTATTTAAAATGACAGACTTCAGTCGAGAAGATTCTATCCGCAGATTCTCTAGACAATTACGTGGAATGGGTATCGATGATGCTCTTCGTACACGTGGTGCAAAAGATGGAGATACTGTACGACTATTACAATTCGAGTTTGAATTTATCGAATAG
- a CDS encoding ACT domain-containing protein codes for MKDVTSQRFFLVREDVLTEAMQKTLEAKHLLQSRKVSSIWDAVKEVDLSRSAFYKYRDAVFPFHSIVQERILTVFLQLEDREGTLARLLSLVADYACNVLTIHQTIPIQGRASVTLSLDVTAMAKELDEFINEMKRLDFVESAEIISSGAF; via the coding sequence ATGAAGGATGTTACAAGCCAACGATTTTTTCTAGTGAGAGAAGATGTGTTGACAGAAGCAATGCAAAAAACTTTAGAAGCTAAGCATCTCCTTCAATCGAGGAAAGTTTCCTCGATTTGGGATGCTGTGAAAGAAGTCGATTTATCGCGTAGTGCTTTTTACAAATATCGTGATGCGGTTTTTCCGTTCCATTCTATTGTACAAGAAAGAATCTTAACTGTTTTTTTACAGTTAGAGGACCGAGAAGGAACGCTTGCACGATTATTATCCCTAGTGGCTGATTATGCTTGCAATGTCTTAACAATTCACCAAACAATCCCGATACAGGGACGAGCTAGCGTGACATTGTCATTGGATGTAACAGCCATGGCAAAGGAATTAGACGAGTTTATAAACGAAATGAAGCGACTAGACTTTGTAGAATCAGCAGAAATAATTAGTTCTGGTGCTTTTTAA
- a CDS encoding Spo0B domain-containing protein — protein sequence MNPKNISINEVLRHSMHDFLNQMHLIQMNLDIGRPEEAKQLIHRYSKKCAQFFDLNNLGLLKTNEWLQTFPITYGQMTLEIQTSVSKRGLEMFDYELENILDCFVQTIYPKLQGYQEQILKVHIHSNELLEVIIEVNGDWSPFSWIEYSNHELFTMERLNNTVGYLQFKLVAKERLE from the coding sequence ATGAATCCTAAAAATATATCAATTAACGAAGTACTTCGTCATTCCATGCATGATTTTTTAAATCAGATGCATTTAATTCAAATGAATTTGGATATCGGTAGACCCGAAGAGGCTAAACAATTAATTCATAGGTATTCAAAGAAGTGCGCCCAATTCTTCGATTTAAACAATTTAGGATTGTTAAAGACGAATGAATGGCTGCAAACGTTTCCTATAACGTATGGTCAGATGACTTTAGAAATTCAAACATCTGTGTCCAAACGTGGATTAGAAATGTTCGATTATGAATTAGAAAATATTCTCGATTGCTTTGTGCAAACAATTTATCCTAAGCTGCAAGGCTATCAAGAACAGATTCTAAAGGTTCATATCCATTCAAATGAATTACTTGAAGTTATAATTGAAGTAAATGGAGATTGGTCTCCATTCTCTTGGATAGAATATTCGAATCATGAATTATTTACTATGGAAAGACTGAACAACACAGTAGGATACCTGCAATTTAAGTTAGTTGCAAAGGAAAGATTGGAGTGA